The following DNA comes from Kitasatospora sp. NBC_01287.
GTGCGGCGGGGGCGGCCGGCGTTGGCGGTCCGCTCCAGGGCGTCGGCCTGCGCGGGGTCCAGGCGCAGCGCGCGGGCCAGGGCCTGGACGGTGCGCCGCTGCGGCCCGCGGGTGCGGCCGCGCTCCAGGTCACCCAGCGCCCGCAGGCTGATCCCGGCCGCCTGGGCCAGGTCGTCCTGGGTCAGACCGGCCCGCACCCGGAACCGGGCCAGCAGCAGGCAGAACTCACCCGCCGCGCCGAGCTCTTCCCCCGGTATGCCAGCAGCCCCCATGCCCCGACGCCCCTCGCTGCGCACCGCGCCGGCCCCTGCACCGAGCGCGTCCCGAGGGAAAGTATGCCTGGTCAGCGCGGTACTTCTGCCCATGGTTCTGCCTGTGCCCAGGCCGACCGCCACGGCATTGGCCGGCGAGCGGGGTCGGCCAGGGGCGGGGTCGGCCGGGGCGGGTTCGACCGGGAGCGGGGTCGGCCGGGCAGCGAGGTCAGCCGGGGAGCGGTGCGATCCGGGCGCCGGTGTCCAGCAGGGCGCTCACCGCCACGGTGCCCCGGCCGGGGCCGGGCGCCGCGAGGGTCTGGGCGGGCACCTTGGTCTCCGGCAGCGTCAGCGCCCCGCTCCCGGAGACGCTGACCACCCGTCGGCTGCCGGCCACCAGCAGGTAGGCAGCGCCGGACCGGGCCCGCCACCAGGTCGCGGCCAGGATGTTCTGGTCGAAGCGGCTGCACGCCCTGCTGTCGGCGGCCCGGCCGGTGCGCAGCACCGCGGCGGCACCGCCGCCCGGCAGCAGCTCGGTGGCGGCCGCGCCGCCGCCGTCCCAGCGGTCGCTGCGCACGCAGGCCCACTCGGCCTGGCCCTGGCCTTCGGGGAGCGGCTGCACGGCGAAGATCCAGGTGTTCACCGCCTTGGCCCCGGTGGCCAGGGTGAGTAGGTCGCAGGCGGTGCGGGACCAGGCCACCAACGCGTCCGGGCCGGTGGCCTCGCGCGGCGCGCGGGCGGGTCCGGCCGACGGCGGCGGCGTGTAGGTGAGGTGGGTGGGCAGCAGACCGCCCAGGTCGGCGAGCAGGAAGGCGTGCTGCTCGGCGACCACGGTGGAGGAGCGCAGTTGCAGGACCGGCCGGTGGGCGCAGTCGGCGCCGCCGGTGAGGGCGACGGGCGCGGTGACCCCGTCGGGGTGGTCGACCGGACGGGCCGGGGTGTCCGGGGCCGTGAGGTCACGCAGTTCGGCGCTCTCCACCCACGGGGCGAGCAGCACCCGCGCGCCGGTCGGCGACCGCCGCAGCACCAGGCCCGCCGCGGTGGTGATGCCGGTGTCGTCGGCCCGGGCCACGGCCAGCTCGGCGGCGTCGGCCGACTCGGTGTAGCGGACGATCCGTCCCTCCCCGTAGAGCGCGACCACGGTGACGCCGTCGACGCGGCCCGCGAAGAGCAGCCGGGCCGGTGCGGTGGGCGGCTGCCCGCTCGCCGCCGGCTCCACGACTCGGCGGACCGGGGCCGCGGGGTCGGCCCAGGCCGCCAGCGCGCGACCCAGCAGCCGCTGGTCGCCGCTCCGGTCGCCGCGGACCGGCCAGGCGTCGAAGTCCAGTCGCGCGGTGTGCTGCCAGGCGTCGGGGGCGGTGCGCAGCAGCGCGGCCGAGCGCTGGGCCGCCTCCGCCGCCGCTCCCGCCCCTGACGCGCCCGGCCCGGTGGTGCCGGGCGGGACGGAGGCCGCGGTGGTGACGGCCGGCGCGTGGTGGGTGCCGATGGTGAGCGGCAGGGCGAGCGCCGTCAGCGCGGCGACCAGCGCGGCTGTCCCGGCGGCCCTGGCCCGCCAGTGCCGGCGCAGCAGGTCGGTCGGCTGGAGGTGCAGCGTACAGGGATCGAACTCCGGCGCCCGGCCCAACTCCCGCCCCTCGGCCGGGAAGCGCGCGTCGAGCTCGGCGGCGGCCCGCCAGGCGGCCTCCGGCTCCTCGGCACCGGCGCGGGCGAGCACGTCGACGATGCCGGGCGGGTCCAGCCGCTCCAGCACCAGCAGGCCGTAGCCGGCCCGCGCCGCGACGGGCGCCTCGGCCAGCGCCTGGGCGAACGCGCGCTCCTCCCCGCCGCCGACGGCGGGGAACAGGCGCAGGCCCCAGACCCGCGGCAGGCCGGGGGCGGGCCACCGGCGCCGGGCCAGGGCGAGCCGCACCACCTCCTGCCGGACCACGCGGTAGGCGAGCTCGTCCGCCGCGGCCGCCTCCACCGGCGGCGGCGCCTTGCGGGACAGCGCCCGCTGGACCACCGCATGACTGCGCAGCACCCGCCGGTGCCGGTCCCGACCCGGCGGGAGCGCCACATAGGCGAGCCGGACCAGGTCGCGGTAGCCGCGCACCAGGGCCGCCTCGCGCTCGGCGAGGCCGGGAGCGCGGGTGCTGGTGGGGGCGCGGGTGCTGGTGGGGGCGGCGGCCGAGGCGGGTTCGGGTGCGGGTTCGGGTGCGGGTTCGGGTGCGGGTTCGGCGGGGGTGGGGGCCGGGGCGGGAGCGTGTGGAGCCTGCTCGGGAACGTGCGGAGCCTGCTCGGGAGGCTGGGGGCGGGTCCACCCGACGCGCATCGACTTGTCTCCCTGCACGCGGCTCGGCGGACCGGCTGGATCCGGGTCGCCGAGCTGACCGGCTGATGCCCTCCCAACGAAGTGATCATGAGATGGTCACCCTGTCCCACGGCTGGGCCGATCGGCGCGGGCCCGGATCGCCTGCCCGGGGACGGGGGCCAGGGGGCGGCTGCCAGGGGACGGCTGCCAGGGGACGCCGGGGACGGATGCCAGGGGCGTCCGGTGCGGGCGGCCTCGGTGTGAAAGGCTGCCGGTCATGCGAATCGGACTCCTGGGCACCGGCCCCTGGGCGCAGCGCGTCCACGCTCCGGCACTGGCGGCACACCCCGAGGCGGAGTTCGCCGGTGTCTGGGGCCGACGGCCCGAGGCCGCCGGTGAACTGGCCGCCGCGCACGGCGTGCCGGCCTTCACCGAGGTCGACGCGCTGCTCGCCGCCGTCGACGCCGTCTCGATCGCGCTGCCGCCGGACGTGCAGCCCGCACTCGCCGTCCGGGCCGCCGAGGCCGGCCGCCACCTGCTGCTGGACAAGCCGGTCGCGACGGAGGTCGAGCAGGCCGCCGCCGTGCTGGCGGCCGCCGAGCGCAACGGGGTGGCCGGTCAGGTCTTCTTCACCTTGCGCTTCGACGAGGGGCAGTCCCGCTGGGTCGAGGAGCAGGCGGCGGTCGGCTCCTGGTTCACCGGCCACGCCCAGTGGCTGGCCTCCGTCTTCAGCTCGGACGACAGCCCCTACGCCGCCTCGCCCTGGCGGCAGCGCAAGGGCCCGCTCTGGGACATCGGCCCCCACCTGCTCTCGGTCCTGCTGCCGGTGCTCGGTGAGATCGAGCAGGTGACGGCGACGGCCGGCGCGCGGGACACCGTGTACCTGGTCTTCCGGCACGCCGGGGGCGCCTCCAGCTCGGCCGAGCTGAGCATGACGGCTCCGCCGAAGGCGGCCGGGCTGAGCATCGAACTGCGCGGCGAGCACGGCGTGACCCGGGCCCCGGGCTCCACCGCCGGTGCGGGCGCCGCCTTCCACCGCGCGGTGGACGCGCTGCTGGCCGACGTCCGGGGCGGACTCCCGGGCGGGCTCCCGGGCACCGGTGCGGGTGCGGACGGCGGTGCGAGTGCGGGCGCGGGCGAAGGCGAAGGCGCGGGCGTGAGCGCCGCACGGGCGGGCGTCGCACCGTGCGACCTGCGGTTCGGGCTGCGGGTGGTGCGCCTGCTGGCGGCCGCCGAGGAGTCCCTGCTCACCGGGCGCGCCGTGCCGGTCGCCGCCGCTTAGCCCGACCGGCCGCTCAGAGTGGCCGTCAGGAGGTGGTGGGCGCGGTCGCCTTGGCGTCCGCCTGCCGCTCCTCCGCCTGGGCCTCGGCGGTACGGCCCACGGCGTGCAGCAGGGTGGCGACCAGGGCGTGGGCGCGGGACTCGACCCGCGGGTCGCCCTGGGTACGGCCCAGCGCGAGGGCGAGCCGGGCGGTGGCGAGCGCGGTGCCGTGCCGGCCCAGCGCGTGCAGGGCCTCGGCGCGGGTGTGGGTGGCGCGGACCAGGACCGGGTCGTCGGGGTGGGCGGTCAGGATCCGGACGGCCTCGTCGGCATGGGCCAGGGCCGGCTCCGTGGCGCCGGTGGCCAGCAGCGCCCCGGCGAGGCCCGCGAGCACGCGGGCGAGCGCCCGGGTGTCGGCCAGCAAGCGGGCGCGGGCCACCAGCTCCGTCAGCAGCGGGACCGCGCGGTCGTAGCGCCCGGCCCGCACCAACCCCTCGGCCAGCCGGGTGCGGCAGCGGTGACGCTCCGTCGGGTCGTCGAGTTCGTCGGCCAGCGCGAGGGCCCGGTCCAGGTGCTCGGCGGCGGCGCGGAACTCCCGTTGGTCGACCAGGACGGCGGCGAGGTCGGTGGAGAGCCGGACCAGCGCGGCCGGGTCGTCGCACGCGTGGGCGGCCCGCAGGCCGGTCTCGGCGGTGATCCGCCAGTCGGCGCGGCTGTGGTCCACCTGGTCGTAGAGGACCCCGGCCTGGTGTGCGAGCCGCCAGGCCGCGGCGGACCGACCGTACTGCTCGGCGCAGAGCACCACGCCGCGCACCGCACGCTCCTCACGGCGGAACCAGTCGGCGGCCTGCGCGGGGGTGACCTGCGGGCCGGCCTGCGCGGGGCCGGCCTGCGACGGCAGGCCGGCCCCGGCGGAGAGCGTCTCGGGGAGCACCGCGCCCAGCAGGCCGCCACCGGGGAGCAGGGCCGCGGGCAGGGCGGGCTCGACCGGCAGCACGTCGCTGGTGCGCAGGCCGGCACAGGCGGCGGCGGTCGCGGCCAGATAGTGGTCGATCATCCGGTCCAT
Coding sequences within:
- a CDS encoding Gfo/Idh/MocA family protein; the protein is MRIGLLGTGPWAQRVHAPALAAHPEAEFAGVWGRRPEAAGELAAAHGVPAFTEVDALLAAVDAVSIALPPDVQPALAVRAAEAGRHLLLDKPVATEVEQAAAVLAAAERNGVAGQVFFTLRFDEGQSRWVEEQAAVGSWFTGHAQWLASVFSSDDSPYAASPWRQRKGPLWDIGPHLLSVLLPVLGEIEQVTATAGARDTVYLVFRHAGGASSSAELSMTAPPKAAGLSIELRGEHGVTRAPGSTAGAGAAFHRAVDALLADVRGGLPGGLPGTGAGADGGASAGAGEGEGAGVSAARAGVAPCDLRFGLRVVRLLAAAEESLLTGRAVPVAAA